One stretch of Deltaproteobacteria bacterium DNA includes these proteins:
- a CDS encoding zinc-dependent alcohol dehydrogenase family protein — protein MRLVRTGTPLVAVDLAPLEPEPGEIVIAVAACGVCRTDLHVVDGELPEARLPVVPGHEVVGRVLRRGAAATRFVVGARVGVPWLGWTCGACRACVNGRENLCERARFTGYTLDGGYAEEVRVDERYCFALGDGPDDAHAAPLLCAGLIGYRSLRLAGDAEHLGLYGFGAAAHIVAQVALHQGRRVYAFVRPGDAAARSFAERLGVTWAGDADAQPPAALDAAIIYAPVGALVPQALRSVAPGGAVVCAGIHMSDIPSFPYALLWRERSVRSVANLTRRDGEEFLALAATLALATSIVEYPLADANRALADLREGRVNGAAVLRPGPVDPIV, from the coding sequence ATGCGTCTCGTGAGAACCGGCACGCCGCTCGTGGCGGTGGACCTCGCTCCGCTCGAGCCGGAGCCCGGCGAGATCGTGATCGCGGTGGCGGCGTGCGGCGTCTGCCGGACCGACCTGCACGTCGTCGACGGCGAGCTGCCCGAGGCGCGGTTGCCCGTCGTGCCCGGTCACGAGGTGGTCGGGCGGGTCCTGCGGCGCGGCGCCGCCGCGACGCGCTTCGTGGTGGGGGCGCGCGTCGGCGTGCCCTGGCTCGGCTGGACGTGTGGCGCCTGCCGCGCGTGCGTGAACGGACGCGAGAACCTCTGCGAGCGCGCCCGCTTCACCGGCTACACCCTGGACGGCGGGTACGCGGAAGAGGTGCGCGTCGACGAGCGCTACTGCTTCGCGCTCGGCGACGGCCCGGACGATGCCCACGCGGCGCCGCTCCTCTGCGCGGGCCTCATCGGCTATCGCTCGCTCCGCCTCGCGGGCGACGCCGAGCACCTCGGACTCTACGGGTTCGGCGCGGCGGCGCACATCGTGGCGCAGGTCGCGTTGCACCAGGGACGGCGCGTTTACGCGTTCGTGCGGCCCGGCGACGCGGCGGCGCGCAGCTTCGCGGAGCGCCTCGGGGTCACGTGGGCGGGCGACGCCGACGCACAGCCGCCCGCGGCGCTCGACGCGGCGATCATCTACGCGCCGGTCGGCGCCCTCGTGCCGCAGGCGCTCCGCTCCGTGGCGCCGGGCGGCGCCGTCGTCTGCGCCGGCATCCACATGAGCGACATTCCGTCGTTTCCCTACGCGCTCCTCTGGCGTGAGCGCTCCGTGCGCTCGGTCGCCAATCTGACGCGCCGGGACGGCGAGGAGTTCCTGGCCCTCGCGGCGACGCTGGCGCTCGCGACGTCGATCGTCGAGTATCCGCTTGCCGACGCGAACCGCGCGCTCGCGGATCTTCGCGAGGGTCGCGTGAACGGCGCCGCCGTGCTGCGCCCCGGCCCCGTCGATCCCATCGTTTGA
- a CDS encoding pyridoxal phosphate-dependent aminotransferase family protein, with amino-acid sequence MDLFQTCYDYQEPGFVRSAGVYPFFLPLEGSEGPVVTYQDKEVVMMGSNNYLGLTHHPRVRAAAKQAIDQYGTGCTGSRFLNGNLDLHDQLERELAALFGYEEALVFASGFLANVGVLAALGSIPGTVIFSERENHASLIDGTRLARGEVRLFKDLADLDRQLAVGGTDWSHALVVCDAVFSMTGRVMDLRRLAELKRKYKFKLYVDDAHGIGVLGPDGRGAVFDQGVRDDVDLLFGTFSKSLASLGGFVCGEKRVIDWLRHKTRSLIFTAGLPPASVAAALAALGVMRDEAGELRARVWANTRYWHDGLDAIGYCTMGSTTPIVPAMIGSESLAFRIARDLLDLGVFAIPVPYPVVPYGQSLIRTSVMPTHTRAHLDRALDAFAQVRQRYAIPEFDLDNLPTADHEDWSWFLPDQAKSA; translated from the coding sequence ATGGATCTTTTTCAGACCTGCTACGACTACCAAGAACCGGGCTTCGTGCGGTCGGCCGGCGTGTATCCTTTCTTCTTGCCGCTGGAGGGCTCGGAAGGGCCGGTCGTCACCTACCAGGACAAAGAGGTGGTGATGATGGGGTCCAACAACTACCTCGGCCTGACCCACCATCCGAGGGTCCGGGCGGCCGCCAAGCAGGCAATCGATCAGTACGGCACGGGCTGCACCGGCTCGCGCTTCCTGAACGGCAACCTGGACCTGCACGACCAGCTCGAACGCGAGCTTGCGGCGCTCTTCGGCTACGAAGAGGCGCTCGTGTTCGCATCGGGCTTCCTCGCGAACGTCGGCGTGCTCGCGGCCCTCGGCTCGATCCCGGGCACGGTGATCTTCTCCGAGCGCGAGAACCACGCGAGCCTGATCGACGGAACGCGCCTCGCGCGCGGCGAGGTGCGGCTCTTCAAGGACCTCGCCGACCTCGATCGCCAACTCGCGGTGGGGGGGACCGACTGGTCGCATGCGCTGGTCGTCTGCGACGCCGTCTTCTCGATGACCGGGCGGGTGATGGATCTCCGCCGGCTTGCCGAGCTCAAGCGCAAGTACAAGTTCAAGCTCTACGTCGACGACGCGCACGGCATCGGCGTGCTCGGCCCCGATGGGCGCGGTGCGGTGTTCGATCAGGGCGTGCGTGACGACGTCGACCTGCTGTTCGGCACGTTCAGCAAGTCGCTCGCGAGCCTCGGCGGCTTCGTGTGCGGCGAGAAACGCGTGATCGACTGGCTCCGACACAAGACGCGCTCGCTCATCTTCACGGCTGGCTTGCCGCCGGCATCGGTCGCTGCCGCGCTCGCGGCCCTGGGCGTGATGCGGGACGAAGCGGGGGAGTTGCGGGCCCGCGTCTGGGCCAATACCCGCTACTGGCACGACGGTCTCGACGCGATCGGCTACTGCACGATGGGATCGACGACGCCGATCGTGCCCGCGATGATCGGCTCCGAGTCCCTGGCCTTCCGGATCGCGCGCGATCTCCTCGACCTCGGCGTCTTCGCGATTCCGGTGCCGTATCCGGTGGTGCCGTACGGACAGTCGCTCATCCGCACGAGCGTGATGCCGACCCACACGCGCGCCCACCTCGATCGCGCGCTCGATGCCTTCGCGCAGGTACGCCAACGCTACGCCATTCCCGAGTTCGATCTCGACAATCTGCCGACGGCGGACCACGAGGACTGGTCGTGGTTCCTGCCTGACCAGGCGAAGTCGGCGTAG
- a CDS encoding NAD-dependent epimerase/dehydratase family protein, translating into MRVFVTGATGFVGVHVVAALRARGHEVACLVRDARKAGALFGDAPPTIVAGGLGDRAALERGAAGADGVVHLAGLVAARSRAELFAVNAGGTRALVDAVRARPGIRSFVHVSSLTAAGPTIFGRAPTGDEPPHPVSDYGRSKLAGEAPVRALAIPWTILRPPAVYGPHDREFLRLFRIARRGVAPMFGDGGQRLSLVYAPDLAAAIAECVERPPAGVYYPAHPTPTTARALVEAIAAALDARVRVVPLPRAIVRPLFFVTGASARLARRATLLSRDKANEILADAWLCSPAALESATGWRAATDLATGLARTAAWYRRSGWL; encoded by the coding sequence ATGCGCGTGTTCGTGACCGGCGCGACCGGCTTCGTCGGAGTCCACGTGGTCGCCGCGCTGCGCGCGCGCGGTCACGAGGTCGCCTGCCTCGTGCGCGACGCGCGGAAGGCCGGCGCGCTGTTCGGCGACGCGCCGCCGACGATCGTCGCGGGCGGCCTCGGCGACCGCGCCGCACTCGAGCGCGGCGCCGCCGGGGCCGACGGTGTCGTCCATCTCGCGGGGCTCGTCGCGGCGCGGAGCCGCGCCGAGCTCTTCGCCGTGAACGCCGGCGGCACGCGCGCGCTCGTGGACGCGGTGCGCGCGCGGCCGGGCATCCGCAGCTTCGTACACGTCAGCAGCCTCACGGCGGCCGGCCCCACGATCTTCGGCCGCGCGCCGACGGGCGACGAGCCGCCGCATCCCGTGAGCGACTACGGCAGGAGCAAGCTCGCCGGCGAAGCGCCCGTACGCGCGCTCGCGATCCCGTGGACGATCCTCCGACCGCCGGCCGTCTACGGTCCGCACGACCGCGAGTTCCTCCGCCTCTTCCGCATTGCCCGGCGGGGCGTCGCGCCGATGTTCGGCGACGGCGGACAGCGCCTGTCCCTCGTCTACGCGCCGGATCTCGCCGCCGCGATCGCCGAGTGCGTGGAGCGTCCGCCGGCGGGCGTGTACTACCCCGCCCACCCGACGCCGACGACGGCGCGGGCGCTCGTCGAGGCGATCGCCGCGGCGCTCGACGCCCGCGTCCGCGTGGTGCCCCTGCCCCGCGCGATCGTCCGGCCGCTCTTCTTCGTGACGGGGGCGAGCGCGCGGCTCGCGCGCCGCGCGACGCTCCTCTCGCGCGACAAGGCCAACGAGATTCTCGCCGACGCGTGGCTCTGCTCGCCGGCCGCGCTGGAGTCGGCGACGGGGTGGCGCGCGGCGACCGATCTCGCGACCGGGCTCGCGCGCACGGCCGCGTGGTATCGCCGGAGCGGCTGGCTCTGA
- the lptF gene encoding LPS export ABC transporter permease LptF, producing the protein MRTGLRTAVATGFPPLLDRYVAREVTSHAFGGFAVVLGVFLVTRGSVLLSDAAVGGLPGGVLAVLLGLRTVMALPSLLPAVAYLGVLLAMNRLSRDRELIAMAATGIGPGRLERAVLGCGLCAALVVAVLSFAGRPWAAARYAEVRDLAIARSGLDDITPGVFYELRSTAREVVFAGARSATDPAYLEDVFVQRRDANGLAVFSAARAIETRDPAHGIRNLVLEDGYQYDLTVESDKQTVTRFERLAMQVPLPPREGDAEKSLTWRELFAAADPESVAELQWRAAMPIATVLLCLLAIPLGRFDPRSGRTARLFTAALAYMVYRALLGTAKSWVANGILPAAAGLWMVHGACFGVVLALAWRQRRAAG; encoded by the coding sequence ATGCGAACCGGCTTGCGCACCGCCGTCGCCACCGGCTTTCCGCCGCTGCTCGATCGATACGTGGCGCGCGAGGTGACGTCGCACGCGTTCGGCGGCTTCGCGGTCGTGCTCGGGGTATTCCTCGTCACGCGGGGGAGCGTCCTGCTGTCCGACGCGGCCGTGGGGGGCTTGCCCGGCGGCGTACTGGCGGTGCTCCTCGGGCTCCGCACGGTGATGGCGCTGCCCTCGTTGCTGCCGGCGGTCGCGTATCTCGGCGTGCTGCTCGCGATGAATCGCCTCTCGCGCGACCGCGAGCTGATCGCGATGGCGGCGACGGGGATCGGGCCCGGACGACTCGAGCGCGCGGTCCTCGGCTGCGGTCTCTGCGCCGCGCTCGTGGTCGCCGTGCTCTCCTTCGCGGGACGGCCGTGGGCGGCGGCGCGGTACGCCGAGGTCCGTGACCTCGCCATCGCCCGGTCGGGCCTCGACGACATCACGCCGGGGGTCTTCTACGAGCTCCGTTCGACGGCGCGCGAGGTGGTGTTCGCCGGCGCGCGGTCGGCGACCGACCCGGCCTACCTCGAGGACGTGTTCGTGCAGCGGCGTGACGCGAACGGGCTCGCGGTCTTCTCCGCGGCGCGGGCGATCGAGACGCGCGACCCGGCGCATGGCATCCGCAACCTCGTCCTCGAGGACGGCTACCAGTACGATCTCACCGTCGAGAGCGACAAGCAGACCGTGACGCGGTTCGAGCGCCTCGCGATGCAGGTGCCGCTGCCTCCGCGCGAGGGCGACGCCGAGAAGAGCCTCACGTGGCGCGAGCTCTTCGCCGCCGCCGATCCGGAGTCCGTCGCGGAGCTCCAGTGGCGTGCCGCCATGCCGATCGCGACCGTCCTCCTCTGCCTGCTCGCGATTCCGCTCGGCCGCTTCGACCCGCGCTCGGGCCGGACGGCGCGGCTCTTCACGGCGGCGCTGGCCTACATGGTGTATCGGGCGCTGCTCGGGACCGCGAAGAGCTGGGTCGCGAACGGGATCCTGCCGGCAGCGGCCGGGCTGTGGATGGTCCATGGCGCCTGTTTCGGCGTGGTGCTCGCGCTCGCCTGGCGGCAGCGCCGGGCCGCGGGATGA
- the lptG gene encoding LPS export ABC transporter permease LptG → MRLLDRHVGLSVVRSFGEALGGLLAVFTVLRVTEELRAVGGGWTVGRALGFVVLTLPSEAYELFPAAALLGAVLGLGRLANDRELVAMQAAGYSPLRVARAVFGAALVLALGGAAVGELVAVPLSQRAHAQRALVLSGGRALSTASGLWVRAGSGFVNIGALNADGSLGEVYEFDFAGGRALARFTYARVALPTADGWRLRDLRESTFHDDVATTRSAALEPWRVDVAPKRLQTLWLEPRDLSLAELVRTIVTLRAQRQNPIAHEVAFWRRASAPVYMGVMVLLAVPMVMVSGRAVRVGERALVAALVGIGFQMAREMFTNFGLVAGVSPLAIALLPALVAGVAVVALFRRAGLA, encoded by the coding sequence ATGAGGCTCCTCGACCGCCACGTCGGTCTCTCGGTCGTGCGGAGCTTCGGCGAGGCGCTCGGGGGGCTCCTCGCCGTGTTCACGGTCCTGCGCGTCACCGAGGAGCTGCGCGCGGTCGGCGGCGGATGGACGGTCGGTCGCGCGCTCGGCTTCGTCGTCCTCACGCTTCCGAGCGAGGCCTACGAGCTCTTTCCGGCGGCCGCGCTGCTCGGAGCGGTCCTGGGTCTCGGGCGGCTCGCGAACGACCGCGAGCTCGTCGCCATGCAGGCCGCGGGGTACTCGCCGCTGCGCGTCGCGCGCGCCGTCTTCGGGGCGGCGCTCGTGCTGGCGCTCGGCGGCGCGGCCGTGGGCGAGCTCGTGGCGGTGCCGCTCAGCCAGCGGGCGCACGCGCAGCGCGCGCTCGTGCTTTCCGGCGGCCGCGCGCTCTCGACCGCGTCGGGGCTCTGGGTGCGCGCCGGGTCGGGCTTCGTCAACATCGGCGCGCTCAACGCCGACGGCTCCCTCGGCGAGGTCTACGAGTTCGATTTCGCGGGCGGCCGCGCGCTCGCGCGCTTCACCTACGCGCGCGTGGCCTTGCCGACGGCGGACGGATGGCGGCTTCGTGATCTCCGCGAAAGCACCTTCCACGACGACGTCGCGACCACCCGCAGCGCCGCGCTCGAGCCGTGGCGCGTCGACGTCGCCCCGAAACGGCTCCAGACCCTCTGGCTCGAGCCGCGCGATCTCTCGCTCGCGGAGCTCGTGCGCACCATCGTGACGCTGCGGGCGCAGCGGCAGAATCCCATCGCGCACGAGGTCGCCTTCTGGCGGCGGGCGAGCGCCCCGGTGTACATGGGGGTGATGGTGCTCCTTGCGGTTCCCATGGTGATGGTGAGCGGACGCGCGGTGCGCGTCGGCGAGCGCGCGCTCGTGGCGGCGCTCGTCGGGATCGGGTTCCAGATGGCGCGGGAGATGTTCACCAACTTCGGGCTCGTCGCCGGTGTGTCGCCGCTCGCGATCGCGCTCCTGCCCGCGCTCGTCGCGGGCGTCGCCGTCGTGGCGCTTTTCCGCCGCGCGGGATTGGCATGA
- a CDS encoding CDP-alcohol phosphatidyltransferase family protein: MTAGGAPAVAIVGGRDVRLWGIDGAERLARQLRAAGVTQVARDTSPPASAASVLWLRGDYLFEDRTLADLLRQPGVALTASGARARAVAAHVSAPEAAAARAVVEGEADPTSLSNVVVHSPEAFSTAFVRKLHKAAPPVVLRVRPERAAALERHLFDGSYKGVTDLVTKWLWPAPARAVVRVCARHGIPPNAVTSVSFLLVVGATVLFASGWFGVGLALAWIMTFLDTVDGKLARVTVTSTPFGHYFDHTIDSVHPPVWYIAWALGVTGPTHVLTVLPLLVVIVAFYVGGRFFESFFKHAVGGGSLFAWRPFDSYFRLVMARRNPNLIVLTVSWLAGAPRTGLIVVALWTVLSTVILGVRCLQGMRVRRRSGSLRPWIEELGNEAAVVPGWAKPFVADLAAVRHLVQ, encoded by the coding sequence ATGACGGCCGGCGGCGCGCCTGCCGTCGCGATCGTCGGCGGCCGCGACGTGCGCCTGTGGGGCATCGACGGCGCCGAACGGCTCGCGCGCCAGCTGCGCGCGGCGGGCGTGACGCAGGTGGCGCGCGACACGAGTCCGCCGGCGTCCGCGGCCTCCGTACTGTGGCTGCGCGGCGACTATCTCTTCGAGGACCGCACGCTCGCCGACCTCCTGCGCCAGCCGGGGGTCGCGCTGACCGCCTCCGGCGCGCGCGCGCGCGCGGTCGCGGCGCACGTGAGCGCGCCGGAGGCCGCCGCGGCGCGCGCCGTCGTCGAGGGCGAGGCCGACCCGACGTCGCTGTCGAACGTCGTCGTGCACAGCCCGGAGGCTTTCTCGACGGCGTTCGTGCGAAAGCTCCACAAGGCGGCGCCGCCGGTCGTGCTGCGGGTGCGTCCCGAGCGCGCCGCCGCGCTCGAGCGCCATCTCTTCGACGGCTCCTACAAGGGCGTCACCGACCTCGTGACCAAGTGGCTGTGGCCGGCGCCGGCGCGCGCGGTCGTGCGCGTCTGCGCGCGCCACGGCATCCCGCCGAACGCGGTCACCTCGGTGAGCTTCCTCCTCGTCGTGGGCGCGACCGTGCTCTTCGCGTCCGGCTGGTTCGGCGTCGGACTCGCGCTCGCCTGGATCATGACGTTTCTCGACACCGTCGACGGCAAGCTCGCGCGCGTCACGGTCACGTCGACGCCGTTCGGGCACTACTTCGACCACACGATCGACTCCGTGCACCCGCCCGTCTGGTACATCGCGTGGGCGCTCGGCGTGACCGGGCCGACGCACGTCCTCACGGTGCTCCCCCTGCTGGTCGTGATCGTCGCCTTCTACGTCGGCGGCCGCTTCTTCGAGAGCTTCTTCAAGCACGCGGTCGGCGGCGGCTCGCTCTTCGCCTGGCGCCCGTTCGATTCGTACTTTCGCCTGGTCATGGCGCGCCGGAACCCGAATCTGATCGTCTTGACGGTGTCGTGGCTCGCCGGCGCGCCGCGGACCGGACTCATCGTCGTCGCCCTCTGGACGGTGCTCTCGACGGTGATCCTCGGCGTCCGCTGTCTGCAGGGCATGCGGGTGCGGCGGCGCTCCGGGTCCCTCCGGCCCTGGATCGAGGAGCTCGGCAACGAGGCCGCCGTCGTGCCGGGCTGGGCGAAGCCGTTCGTCGCAGACCTTGCCGCCGTGCGCCATCTCGTGCAGTAA